A single region of the Chrysiogenia bacterium genome encodes:
- a CDS encoding DUF192 domain-containing protein codes for MSPALRRLALCAMLALLAGCQTNSVRVDTPAQSGTGEHSTEGTLPRGKLSFEGGPEISIEIASTMENIRLGLSYRESLCESCGLYFVFPGEDIRTFWMRQMRFPIDIIWINHGKVIGVAADTRPEPGVPESQLATYKSPQPVRNVLEVPAGFAARHGIKAGTKVKVWAE; via the coding sequence ATGAGCCCCGCACTTCGACGCCTGGCACTCTGCGCGATGCTCGCGCTGCTTGCTGGCTGCCAGACCAATTCGGTCCGTGTCGATACGCCGGCGCAGAGCGGGACCGGTGAGCACTCTACCGAGGGAACGCTGCCGCGCGGAAAGCTCTCGTTCGAAGGCGGTCCCGAGATCTCCATCGAAATCGCAAGCACCATGGAGAACATCCGGCTGGGGCTCTCCTACCGCGAGTCCCTCTGCGAGAGCTGCGGGCTCTATTTCGTCTTTCCCGGCGAGGACATCCGCACCTTCTGGATGCGGCAGATGCGCTTTCCCATCGACATCATCTGGATCAACCACGGCAAGGTCATCGGCGTCGCCGCCGACACCCGGCCCGAGCCCGGCGTTCCCGAGTCGCAGCTCGCCACTTACAAATCCCCGCAGCCCGTGCGCAACGTGCTGGAAGTCCCCGCGGGATTCGCCGCGCGGCACGGCATCAAGGCCGGAACCAAGGTCAAAGTCTGGGCGGAATAA
- a CDS encoding ABC transporter ATP-binding protein: MAEAARAQEPGTAQPLIELKGLTKRFPVRGGFWGKPQEWVRAVEDVNLQIFPGETLGLVGESGCGKSTLGRTLLRLLDPTAGQILYKGRDLATLSQAEMRPLRRDLQIIFQDPYASLNPRMNVEQLVGEPLAVHNLRPKNERRDRVVELLELVGLQPNALTRYPHEFSGGQRQRVGIARALAVEPEFIVCDEPISSLDVSIQAQIVNLLSELQEKLNLTYLFIAHDLRVVEFISHRIAIMYLGRVVETGPATQVVTSPRHPYTQALLSAIPVPDPRVKRERIMLEGDVPSPINPPSGCAFHPRCQHAREACASVEVPLKPVAENQLSACAFSDEIYGK; this comes from the coding sequence ATGGCCGAAGCGGCGCGCGCACAGGAACCAGGCACTGCCCAGCCCCTCATCGAACTCAAGGGGCTTACCAAGCGTTTTCCCGTGCGCGGCGGTTTCTGGGGAAAGCCCCAGGAATGGGTGCGCGCGGTCGAAGACGTGAATCTCCAGATTTTTCCGGGCGAGACCCTCGGCCTTGTCGGTGAGTCGGGCTGCGGCAAGTCGACGCTCGGGCGCACGCTGCTCCGGCTGCTCGATCCCACCGCGGGCCAGATCCTCTACAAGGGCCGCGACCTGGCGACGCTTTCGCAGGCGGAAATGCGCCCGCTGCGCCGGGACCTGCAGATCATCTTTCAGGACCCCTACGCCTCACTCAATCCGCGCATGAATGTCGAGCAGCTCGTCGGCGAACCGCTGGCCGTGCACAACCTGCGCCCCAAGAACGAGCGCCGCGACCGGGTGGTCGAGCTGCTCGAGCTGGTCGGCCTTCAGCCCAATGCGCTCACCCGCTATCCCCACGAGTTCTCGGGCGGGCAGCGCCAGCGCGTGGGCATTGCGCGCGCCCTTGCCGTCGAACCCGAGTTCATCGTCTGCGACGAGCCCATCAGTTCGCTCGATGTCTCGATCCAGGCACAGATCGTCAACCTGCTCAGCGAGCTGCAGGAAAAACTCAACCTGACTTATCTCTTTATCGCCCACGACCTGCGCGTGGTGGAGTTCATCTCCCACCGCATCGCGATCATGTACCTCGGGCGCGTCGTCGAGACCGGCCCGGCCACGCAGGTGGTCACCAGCCCGCGCCATCCCTACACCCAGGCGCTGCTTTCGGCGATTCCCGTGCCCGACCCCAGGGTCAAGCGCGAGCGCATCATGCTCGAAGGCGACGTGCCAAGTCCCATCAATCCGCCCAGCGGCTGCGCCTTTCACCCGCGCTGCCAGCACGCGCGCGAGGCCTGCGCTTCGGTCGAGGTGCCGCTCAAGCCCGTCGCCGAGAACCAGCTCTCTGCCTGCGCGTTCTCCGACGAAATTTACGGCAAGTAG